The Tunicatimonas pelagia genome contains the following window.
CTTTCTGCGAATTGGCATTGAAAAATCAGGGAATACCGTTCGTGCATACCAAGGGGATCTGAATTGTTACACACGCTGGTGCGAGAATCAGAGAGTTCCCCCTTTTCCAGCCACCGCCGACCAGGTAGTAAACTACATTAGTGATCTGGCGGATCGATATAAGGTGGCCACTCTCCAACGTCGGCTAGCTATGCTTTCGTCATTCCATGAACTTCAGGGAATGGAAAGCCCGACGTCTAGCAAACTGGTTCGAACGGCCATGGACGGGATAAAGCGCTCATTAGGTATCAAGCAGCATCAGGCCCCGGCGTTCACCCTGGAAACTTTCCAGAAAGTGCTGCTGTCTTTGGACGAGAGCGTGAACAGTCAGCTCAGAGATAAAGTTGTGCTGCTGCTAGGTTTTACCGGGGCGTTCAGACGCGGTGAATTGGTTGCTCTGAATGTGGATGACTTGAATTTTGATGAAGAAGGTATTCTCATCGATGTACGGCGTAGTAAAACGGATCAGTTGGCCGCTGGTCAACTGAAGGCAATCTTCTATGCTTCCCACCCAGGGCTCTGCCCGGTCCGGACTACCAAACGGTACCTACAACGGATTACTGAATGTGGGGCTATGCCCGATGAGCCGGGAGCCTCGCCCCTACTGCTCCGGATGCGTCGAGGAGATCGGTTCGGGCTTCAGCGGCTCACCGATCAGACGGTGAACCTGATTGTAGCTAAGCATTTCGGAAACCATTTCTCAGCTCATACCCTACGGGCTAGCTTTGTGACTGTATCAAAAAAGAATGGAGCTAGTAATTCGGAGATCATGGCGCAAACCCATCATAAGACCGAAGCCATGATTCGTAGGTATACTCGTTTTGAGGATGCCCGGAGCCATAATGCTGGGACAAAATTGGGATTGTAGTTTAAGATGAAATAATGATTCAGAAAAGTAAAATTAAAGCCACAGAAGTAATTGCAATTGTTGTAGCTCTAGCTGGAGTAGTCGTGGGAATCCTCACCTATCTAAATCAAGAGGGGAATAAAAAAGGTTCAGAAGAAGACCCAATCGTTGTTCGACACTTAGAATCTCGTAAAGATGATCAAAATTTTAAGATTACTAGAAACTCAATAGGTGGTGTTAAAGTGGGGATGGAATCCGAAGAAGCGAACGAATTATACAGAGGATATGAATTCAAATCAGATTATCATATGGGCGGCATTTTGACTACAATATCTAAAAACGACACGAGTATTGTTAACTGGTACGCAGATGATCAGGAAAAGATAACCTGGATATCAACCTACAATACAGATTTTGAGTTATTTAATGGATTGAAAGTCGGTGCGGATTTAGGAACCTATTTCTCTGTATATCAAAATGAACAGAGATTATTTTATGATTTTCACGATAATAAGTTTTTTCTTAAACCGTACGATATGAACTCTAAACTTAGAGTAACTTGGTTCTACGTTGATGTATTAGATGAAGAATATCTGTTTACCAATGTTAAGGATTATTTTGGCGAACTCTACTATGATGTTAGCAAACATGGTGTCCCTGAAGGATCAATCTCTGGAATATTGATGACCGTGGAAAAATGAGTCCAAATATTTTTTAATAATTGATTAACATAACTTTAACTATATCACAAAAATTCGAGCACAGAAACAGGGCTGCGCTGTACAAATATTAAGTGTCCAATCCGGAAAGGGCAACTAGAAGGAGAAGAAGCTTTTCCAGAACATGAGATTTTTATATCTGAAAATATTTCTAAGTAGAAATTTGCATAGCTGTAAACAAATTATGATATTGATTAGTAAATCATCCTTTTCTAATGAAAGATACCACACTGCAATATCACTCATCATTGGACGAAATTTGCTTTCCTGTTGACAAGCGGCCGGTGGCTGATTTATTTCCTGACTACGACTTTGCAGACGACCTTACCCATGCAGTTTATCGCACCGACGAAACAGCTACAAAAATTCTACAATTGTGCCCAGACAGCTACGAGCTGATCCCTAATGAAAAACTTCTCGCCCCCCTGGTTGAAGGGCTAGATCACCGATTTGGTAGTGAAGGCTATGAGGCATTAATTCGGAGCTACGATGACCGTAGATTTTATCTTTCATTTACGATCAAAGAAGAGTATTCAATCGCTAAAAAGGACAAACTACGCCCGCGTATTGAAATTCGGAATAGCTATGATGGCTCTATGCGCCAAACGGTTTCACTGTCCTTCTATCGATTGATTTGTAGTAATGGTATGATGGGCATGTCGGAAGTGATTGCCAGTAGCACTAAGCACCGTACTGGTGCCCAATTACCAGACTATGAATTAGTGTTTGATGAATTAGAGGATATATCCTACCGCGTTGAGCGTTTTAAGCGTATGACTGATCGTAGGGTTACTCCCGATGAGTTGGAAGAGATTACTGAAATTATACGAAAGCGTAAGCAGTTGAAGTATCCAGCTATCCTCGTTGACCAGGCCCCCATTATCGCGGAGAAAGAAGCAGCACAATTAGGCGTTCCTCTGAATAGCTGGTTAGTGTACAATGGTTTCAATCACGCGCTTTATCATTCTCGTGGAAAACTATTACCTGATGAGCGCGAACGAATTGATCGTAATGTGCTTAGAACAATGCAACAACATTGGAAGCTTCCTTCTAACATACAATAGCACCCTATCGGTAAACCCTACAGAATTTCATACGAATTGTTATTTTGAAAATTTTTCTACTTTTTAAAATTTCTAATTAGAAATTTTTGCAATTGCTATATATCCGTGACTCGCATAAATTGTGTATTCTGTAAAAATTATTAGTTGTCAATTTTTATATTTATAAATATTTCCAGTTAGAAATCCTTCTGTTCAGCCATTATATTTTGACCGCCGGATTGTGGTCATACGATTACTTGCCATACCCTGTAATGACTTGCTAGTTGTTGCTACTTTTTAGTAGCTTAACATATCGGCATTGCTGCTGCCAGATAGTCGGGAAATCACGCTGTGCTTCATTCGTGAAACTATCGAATAGACTTAGCCACTCATTCTGTGCCAGCTCACCCCTGATGCCGTATATAGGTAACTCCCATATTCGTGTGTTTTTTCACGCTAAGGATTTAATGACGATGCAACTGCTACGCCCTAATCCGATGCGGATCAATAATGTACTCACCGTAGAGAATAATATTCTCCCATCCAATTGGGCTGATATGTGTGATTAGTTCGTTATTTACTGTCAAACCGTCTTGCTGTTTAATGTCGATCAGAATACGGTTTATCTCTTTGGCCTGCCAGTAGATAATAGGGTTCATCTACATAAAGGGACGGAATTATCGGTAGAAATAGGCGGGTTTTTGTCACTCTGATAGAACATAGTTAATCGCCCCTCACTAATTATATGAAAAATAGGATTCGGACTGTCAACAGAGTCTATACTTAACTAGTGCTCACCCAAGAAGCTATATAAAGGCTTATTTTCCTGCGGTAATTAATCGAAATCTTTTAAATGATTTAAGGGGTTTTATCAACTGTACCAATGAATGGTGAGATTCTATGAGTAATACATTTTGATAGTCGTCCAACATCAATGATAGAATGGGAACATCCACAACTTGATCCATAATCCGGTATATAGCTAAATTGGCAAAATGAAGTCTCAAATATCTAACCCACATTTTCTCATCTCGACGGGATAACGGATAACAGCGCTCATCGATTAATAATAAGGTAGTAGGAATTGCTAAGCATAAATCAGCAATTTGCTTAATCCGCCGATGGGTATCCGGCTGCCCATCGTCTATCAGAAAAATATGCTCAATACGCTCTTCGCCCTCAGGTACTACCAGTGCTGGGCAAGCGAGATCATAGGGTAATTTGCTACCTGACTTTTTAATATACTTCTTGTAGTGGGTATTAGCTATAATCAGTAAGCTAGAAGACTGAGCTTCCTGCTTCATTTACTGGAAGCAGAAATTGGTACTACCATTTTGCGCTAGAGAAAAGTCATTGGCCAAATTGACAGATGGGAGGTGATGGTCGCTGAAATAAGCATCGAGAGGCGTAGATGGTAATCCCATCAAGTCTTCTACAGAAGAGCTACACACTAACTGATGCTGACCAGTACCAAAATAAAAAGTTGTAAGTGCTTCTACGGTTCCCGTCCGGTCCCGGCACCATACTATTCTTTTCCTGCTCATCGGTTAAAAAATTTGCTCTCGTTAAAAGTGGGAGTTTGAGCATTCAAAAAAAATGATAAAAGTCAGGTTACCCCTTTTGTTAGTAGAGGTTCGCTATACGAACTAGTCCGGCAGGGTCTTCAATACGTATCTTTCGTCCCTGGGTGGAGATCAATTGGTCGCTTTTAAACTCATTTAGCAGGCGAATGAGTGTTTCGGTCGCTGTACCTATAATATTTGCCAGATCGTCTCGAGTGAGATTAATTTCAATGCTACCGTTATCATGGGTATCCAAGCCGTAGGTGTCTTTAAGCTCGAGCAATGTAATTGCTAGGCGTTCTCGCACTGAACGTTGTGCCTGGTTCGTAATGTTCTCAGTCATCAGCCCGAGTTCTTGGCATACCTGCTTCATAATTTGCTGATTGAGCTGAGAGGATTCTTGCAGGGTCTGTAGAAATGTTGATTTGGGAAGAAAGCAGATAGTGCACTCTTCCAGTGTCTCGGCTGAAACTCCGTAGCTCTCTTCTGCCAGCAAGGCTTTGTAGCCTAACAACCCCCCGTTGCGTGCGATACTGATAATCTGCTCCTTTCCTTCGTAACCCAACTTATAGACTTTTACTTTACCCTGATTAATGCAAAAAACCCCCAAAGGTCGAGTGCCTTCATGGAATAAGATTTGCCCTTTCTTGTAAACGGTGCACGACTTCCCCTTAGAAATAGCCGTGAGTTGGTGGCTGCATAACGAACTGAACGATGAGGTCCCCAAGGAGCGACAAGTTTGATAAGCGATAGAAGGACGAAGCGGCTTTCTCATAACGTAATCACTTTCACATATCTTTTTGTAAAAACCGGCGGTGCACCAGATAATAAGGAATAGCAATCCAGAGCAATAGCGCTGCCAGTGAGACAATAACCCCTCGGAAGCTGCCAAAAAAATCACGAAATAAGGCTCCTGATAATCCTAAAAGTGCTGAAGCTTCGGTTTTCATAATGATCGTAATGCGAGCGATGTCTATGGGGTTGAAGAACGATAGCGTGAGTACGCCTGGCTCAATCGGGTACTCGCCCAAGTGGTACATAAAGAACAGTAGTAACCCATCGTATACGAAGGCAAAGAACGCCCACAGTAACAGGGCTAATCCCATGCCACGGGCTTTGTCAGATACAACAGTACTAATGAACAAGGCAATCGCTACAAAAACGAAGATGAGTAGCCCACCACTAAGTATAAGCAACAAACTCTCAGCAGCAGGATAGAATAATAGTAGCGGCAAGCCAATACTTAGCAGAAATCCAGCTACAAGAGCTCCGCATAATCCTAGATAAAAGCCCCCGAGGACCGTAGCTCGGGCGATGGGTTGCGCCAGCAGCAATACGATAAAATCCTGGGAGTTGTAAAAGTAGACCACAGCAAATACTAAGGCAATGAGTGGCAAAGCAAATAACGTTACCTGCATAATAATTAATAAAGCCTTTTCTGGCTGACTCTCCAGCATGAAGATACCCCAACCTACCGTGGCCAACAGCAGTACGTACCCCTGAATGAGCCGGTTCCGGAGTAGGTCACTAATGATGTATTGGCTTACTTTCTGCATCGGGTTGTTTTTGGGTTAAGAGCCGGACGATGATTTTATTAAGCTGGGTTTCGGAAGTCTGTTTCCGCAGGGTCTCCATCGATTCAAAAAACTGCACTTGGCCCTCCATTAAATAAATTATCTGGGTGGCAATGTCGTCCAAATCGTTAAGAATGTGGGAAGTAACCAGCACTAGCTTTCCGGTCTGCACACTACGGTTGATCTTACTCTTCAGGCACTCATTGG
Protein-coding sequences here:
- a CDS encoding site-specific integrase — encoded protein: MSSTGKNNVPDIPVRISKPSPAVTATAARFLRIGIEKSGNTVRAYQGDLNCYTRWCENQRVPPFPATADQVVNYISDLADRYKVATLQRRLAMLSSFHELQGMESPTSSKLVRTAMDGIKRSLGIKQHQAPAFTLETFQKVLLSLDESVNSQLRDKVVLLLGFTGAFRRGELVALNVDDLNFDEEGILIDVRRSKTDQLAAGQLKAIFYASHPGLCPVRTTKRYLQRITECGAMPDEPGASPLLLRMRRGDRFGLQRLTDQTVNLIVAKHFGNHFSAHTLRASFVTVSKKNGASNSEIMAQTHHKTEAMIRRYTRFEDARSHNAGTKLGL
- a CDS encoding DUF932 domain-containing protein translates to MKDTTLQYHSSLDEICFPVDKRPVADLFPDYDFADDLTHAVYRTDETATKILQLCPDSYELIPNEKLLAPLVEGLDHRFGSEGYEALIRSYDDRRFYLSFTIKEEYSIAKKDKLRPRIEIRNSYDGSMRQTVSLSFYRLICSNGMMGMSEVIASSTKHRTGAQLPDYELVFDELEDISYRVERFKRMTDRRVTPDELEEITEIIRKRKQLKYPAILVDQAPIIAEKEAAQLGVPLNSWLVYNGFNHALYHSRGKLLPDERERIDRNVLRTMQQHWKLPSNIQ
- a CDS encoding Tn3 family transposase, with the protein product MNPIIYWQAKEINRILIDIKQQDGLTVNNELITHISPIGWENIILYGEYIIDPHRIRA
- a CDS encoding Crp/Fnr family transcriptional regulator; protein product: MRKPLRPSIAYQTCRSLGTSSFSSLCSHQLTAISKGKSCTVYKKGQILFHEGTRPLGVFCINQGKVKVYKLGYEGKEQIISIARNGGLLGYKALLAEESYGVSAETLEECTICFLPKSTFLQTLQESSQLNQQIMKQVCQELGLMTENITNQAQRSVRERLAITLLELKDTYGLDTHDNGSIEINLTRDDLANIIGTATETLIRLLNEFKSDQLISTQGRKIRIEDPAGLVRIANLY
- a CDS encoding ABC transporter permease subunit, whose translation is MQKVSQYIISDLLRNRLIQGYVLLLATVGWGIFMLESQPEKALLIIMQVTLFALPLIALVFAVVYFYNSQDFIVLLLAQPIARATVLGGFYLGLCGALVAGFLLSIGLPLLLFYPAAESLLLILSGGLLIFVFVAIALFISTVVSDKARGMGLALLLWAFFAFVYDGLLLFFMYHLGEYPIEPGVLTLSFFNPIDIARITIIMKTEASALLGLSGALFRDFFGSFRGVIVSLAALLLWIAIPYYLVHRRFLQKDM